In Clupea harengus chromosome 4, Ch_v2.0.2, whole genome shotgun sequence, the genomic stretch AGAGGGCTCGTTCCATAGTCACCCAGTCAGGAGCTGAGAGCTAAATCAGTAGTTACTCATTCAGGCAGTTTTGTGTATATAAAAAGCCACTGATTTTTTCCCCTTGTGATTATACAAGTATGGCCTAGCACGTTTTTCAGCAGAACCACAGGAAGCACTTTCTCATGTGTTTACAAAGCTCTACTGCCTCCCtgtggattttgccatgatgtACTTGTTTTACGCCTTTTAAGAGCTAATAACTAtagatgcacatgcacatacacatacgtacTACTGCTATATTAGACTGCCAGAAAATATGAAGATATCTGTATTGTAGGTTTATACCAGTTTCTGTACCCGCAAGAGAACATCTTCTGCAAAATGCTTCCAAATGTCTGTTTTGGAGAAATTGTCTTTGAATAGTCCAGTCCAGAATAGTGGCAACTGGGAACATCGCTACTGGGGAATATATGATTGCCCACTGGGGACAGGTCACCAGTGAAGATGGGCTTTTATTCATTGTAGGGCTGGCATATTCTTTTTGACACACTGTTATGCATTATTGTCCTAATGCCCAGATATTCTTCTTTTTGCTGGTGCTAATCTAATGTCAAAGCTATGTTTAATACATAAATCATGTAACATCTCTAggtctataaaaaaaaacagtgttttttcCAAAGCAGGTGCTCTCATCAAAGCAGTTCCACCTTTTGACTTTATACTTGACTGATTGTAGCCTTTCTAGTGTGTTTAAATTGCTTACATTAAAGAATATAAATGTGTGACATGGGCCAGTGTGCAATTTACTGTAAATGACAGTGATTAAAGAAAGTAGTTGTGCTTTGTTCACTCTGTATTTAACCTAAAGATTACTCATATCTCATTTTGAGAAGCTTAATTTGACTGACCTAGTATGGAGACAGAAAAGCAACCTTTGTTCTCGAATTATATGTGCAGTTAGTAACTACAGCAGTTCTTGTTTACTTCCACAAGACAAACAAAATAAAGCGTCTAGATTTGTTAACACAGCCGAATGTTGAAACTTTAACCATAGATTACGGAACCCAGGAGAGCCCGAGACATTCCTTTTACCTTTTCTCTTCACGATAGCTGTTATGTCGTAAATCCAGCTTAGCTAAGGAATGCAAAaagatattatatatatatatatatttatatatatattgcctACAGCAGCTTTCAACGCCCACCTCAGTATGCACATCATGTCAGATTCATTAAGATACCGATTCAGTATTGCCAACATTCTCATTTATTGTCAGATTGCACTTCATTCCAAAGAAGAGATGAGGATTGCTCATTTGAAGAGTCCAAACAGAAGAAAAAGCCTTGAAGTTTGAGCTAGTTTAACCAGAAGCACTTGCATGTCCGCAGGAGCATGTGATGATTAAGTCATGCCATGGCTATAGCTTAACTGGTATACACTGAGATCATTCCCATCTGAAACCACCATTAAGCAAACACATTCCTTAAATTCCCTTTCAGTTCTTAAATTCTTGCAGACGCTTTGGCTGAAACCAGGCAGAGTAAACTCTGattggagaaagagggaaaaagagattggatttaaaaaaaaaaaaaaaaaaaaagcttactGTATGCAGTTGACTAGCCAGGCTGTGGCTCCACAAAGCAGTGAGGCCAGGCAGAAACACTCAAATACCAAAATAATTTGCAACAttctcacacgctcacacacacttgcacacacttgcatacatgaTCTCGTTCAAGAACACCTGAGAGAAGCAGCGGCTGGTCACTCCTCAATCCAAACACACGTGCAATGGTCTTCTTTTGCTTCGTCTTTATGGGTTCCAtatagaaaaaaagaactggTCTCAGAGCAGCTGTTTTCACACTCATGAGTGTACTTGCTACCATTCACCAATTGGCTTAGATGCTAAGAGTGTTAAGGGCGGGCACCAAAGTGACCTGCTCGGGTAAGTTCTGATTTTGGTCATGAGGCCCTGTGCTCTGTTGGACCTTCTGCCGATGCCGCTCTTcctgcctcttcttcttctccaagCGCTGCTGCTCCTTCCTCTGTTTGTTAGAGACCTAGGGGAAGAGGGTGAAAGTGGAAACTATTACGTCCAGTTTAATGTTCTCACCATTCAGTCATATTTTCTCATGGTtggatagaaaaaaaacacacacacaacttagacAATGAATAGTGGTTTTCTGTGACTTTCACAGTTTTTTCTAGTCttaatttattttttggggATTATTTTCACTGTTAATTCTTTGtacatgaggtttttttttttatccttttgaAGAGCCACATTCATCAGCAACATTGTTTACTGAACTCCACTAAACAGGACATATCCATTAACAtgaatcacaaaaaaaacagaggcgCAGTTCCTGTAATACTGTTACACTCCTTCTGTCAAGTGCATACACGTAGTTTCAGAACACGTTCACATCTCAGAATGATACCTTGGCTTTCTGCACAGTGCTGCCTTCTGATGGTGCCGTCTTGTCACTGCTCTCGGTGGCCATGCAGCGACATTCAGGGTGGTGTGCCTCTGTCCCCGAATCACAGTGGGCGTGGCAGCTTTGGTTGCTGAGGTCGGGCTCCAGCCACTCGGCGTGGCACGGCTGCGTGGCGGCACTTGAAGGacacagattctctcctgtgaTGGGAATGACATGCGAGTTAAGAAGGGTGGGGAGGGTTGAGAGAAGGGGGCCGCCCCAAGGGCATGCCGAGGCGCGTTAAGGGGCGAGACTGACAGGCTGATTGACTGACCGTTGGCACTGGCGCTCCTGAGAGAGCTGAGGATCACGTCCTCGTCCTCGGAGGGGGAGGATGGCGGGCCCGTGTGCATCTCTAGCTGGCCGTCTCCAAACTCGTGCTGCCTCCGGGACTTATTCAGGTTCTGCCATTTCAGAGCCAGTGGGAATTTAGGTCAACAAATGGGAGATGTGGACAGATACGACAGTTCCAGGAAAGTGTATTTTAAAATCAGCTTAAGTGCAGCACAATACATGATGACACCCATTTCTGATATTTCATGGGGTTTagcatacatatttatttattggatTCTGTGATGTAAATGCATATTACATGACAAAAAAAGTGAGAATGCaaaaggtaaataaataaaaaacaaatggaGAAGGACATTCAATGGCTACAAACCTCAATACGTAGATGAGATGGGCTTTCAGAGTTGTCACCAATGTGTCTCACACTGTCATAATGGTCTCCATAACGATAAGCAATGTGAAGTTCCCGACAAAGCTGCTTCTCAGACCCATTTATCTGAATGAAAAAGCAATATcgtatttatatatacataaatgttaCATGGACAAAAATTATGAATATCAAATAAATTAATCTGTCAAATGAATCGGTCacagaaaaaaggaggaaaactGATGTTCACCTCCCACAATGGAGCATTCAACTGATGAATCACGACCTTAACCTGCTGGTTGCGAGCAAAGGACACTATTGCGTCGTTCCCTGCAAACATCCCCGGCTGGGAGAGATTTGACACtataatacataaaaaaaaactagtcATCATTTTGAGCTTTGTTATGTCCTTTGAATTACATTTTTTCCACTACACTCCTTCACAATGTTCCTGTAATCTCACAGT encodes the following:
- the otud3 gene encoding OTU domain-containing protein 3 codes for the protein MSRKQSAKPVRGNRKYDLERKRDERAARRALAKDRKNRPPGADEGEEFVSFSNQLQALGLKLREVPGDGNCLFRALGDQLEGHSRSHLRLRQETVQYISDHRHDFEPFLEDEVPFTQHLSNLSQPGMFAGNDAIVSFARNQQVKVVIHQLNAPLWEINGSEKQLCRELHIAYRYGDHYDSVRHIGDNSESPSHLRIENLNKSRRQHEFGDGQLEMHTGPPSSPSEDEDVILSSLRSASANGENLCPSSAATQPCHAEWLEPDLSNQSCHAHCDSGTEAHHPECRCMATESSDKTAPSEGSTVQKAKVSNKQRKEQQRLEKKKRQEERHRQKVQQSTGPHDQNQNLPEQVTLVPALNTLSI